A stretch of [Clostridium] scindens DNA encodes these proteins:
- a CDS encoding DnaJ C-terminal domain-containing protein, with translation MGTKRDYYEILGIEKNADAGKIKSAYRKLAKKYHPDTNSGDAVAEQKFKEVTEAYNVLSDPEKKKLYDQFGHAGPDGGPANSGFYQGPDGSYREYHYQSGDMDDLFGDIFGDLFRGRQSGSFRQGGFRQEAFRQKGGNLHADISVTFEEAAFGCDKVITLSSPENGQPPQTLKVRIPAGIDSGKSIRLRGKGMPGSNGGEPGDLLLKVSVLKKPGFERKGLDLYATADIPFTVAALGGEAYVQTLAGNVLCKIQPGTQSGTKIRLRGKGIVSMKDASVHGDQYVTIRIQVPRNLSPEAKKRLREFDAAYNGTSSDNGRHATSSN, from the coding sequence ATGGGAACTAAAAGAGATTATTATGAGATATTAGGAATAGAAAAGAATGCAGATGCGGGAAAGATCAAGTCCGCATACCGAAAATTGGCAAAGAAATATCACCCTGACACGAATTCCGGGGATGCTGTGGCAGAGCAGAAGTTTAAAGAGGTCACAGAAGCATATAACGTCCTGAGCGACCCGGAAAAGAAGAAACTGTATGATCAGTTCGGCCATGCCGGCCCAGATGGCGGTCCGGCCAATTCCGGCTTCTATCAAGGCCCGGATGGCAGTTACCGGGAATACCACTATCAAAGCGGGGATATGGATGACCTCTTCGGCGATATCTTTGGCGACCTCTTCAGAGGCCGGCAGTCAGGCAGTTTCCGCCAGGGGGGATTCCGCCAGGAGGCATTCCGGCAAAAAGGCGGCAATCTCCATGCCGATATCTCCGTCACCTTCGAAGAGGCAGCCTTTGGCTGCGATAAGGTTATCACCCTTTCAAGCCCTGAGAACGGCCAGCCGCCCCAGACTCTCAAGGTCCGCATCCCTGCCGGGATAGACAGCGGAAAGAGCATACGGCTGCGTGGCAAAGGAATGCCGGGAAGCAACGGCGGCGAGCCCGGCGATCTGCTTCTAAAAGTATCCGTTTTAAAGAAGCCCGGCTTCGAGCGCAAGGGACTGGATCTCTACGCCACCGCGGACATTCCTTTTACAGTCGCCGCGCTTGGCGGGGAGGCTTACGTACAGACCCTTGCGGGAAACGTTCTCTGCAAGATCCAGCCAGGCACCCAGTCAGGCACGAAGATCCGGCTCAGGGGCAAGGGCATTGTGTCCATGAAGGATGCTTCCGTTCACGGCGATCAATATGTCACCATACGGATACAGGTTCCAAGGAATCTAAGTCCTGAAGCGAAAAAAAGGCTGCGGGAATTCGATGCAGCCTATAACGGAACTTCCTCCGACAACGGCCGGCATGCTACAAGTTCCAATTAA
- a CDS encoding helix-turn-helix transcriptional regulator produces the protein MMIADKIKQLRTSRNMTQSDLAKKLNITRSSVNAWEMGLSTPSTAYLAELSQLFHVSTDYLLGLSGNATLDISNLSEKEVQIVYDLVQYFRDKK, from the coding sequence ATGATGATTGCAGATAAGATCAAACAATTGAGAACGTCACGGAATATGACCCAGAGCGATCTGGCCAAAAAATTAAATATAACCAGAAGCAGCGTCAATGCGTGGGAAATGGGACTGTCTACCCCTTCTACCGCTTATCTGGCGGAACTTTCACAGTTGTTCCACGTCTCAACCGATTACTTATTAGGGCTTTCCGGCAATGCTACCTTGGACATCTCGAACCTCTCGGAAAAAGAGGTTCAGATTGTCTACGACCTGGTACAGTACTTCCGAGACAAGAAATAA
- a CDS encoding zf-HC2 domain-containing protein, giving the protein MDKKICAVVQDLLVLYEDDVLKEESKKMVEEHIRTCEECRRIYEHAKELPDIEDIKEKSEEEQEAEAIRIMKRASKPGVSFKKACIVALVLFVAVISDIIFGYLTDTHGVIDYLRKVPASSLQVEELYQLSNGDIYCTLKSSEKLTESSITEIKHLIERNTEDADLTYAQRISYTRNFIWGALGYREVTFVFSTEETEISSKTGKEYLYRCPRIEVIGKNDKDKLTIWKKGQETRKAPEEIERKAVIEYLKNGKLQKAFTLSQKAGIDVEECIAELEKTNAVDEFECFAEGDYYETWGTENTDLVMNYKLSEE; this is encoded by the coding sequence ATGGATAAAAAGATATGCGCAGTTGTTCAGGACCTCTTAGTGCTCTATGAAGACGATGTACTAAAGGAAGAAAGCAAGAAGATGGTGGAGGAGCATATCCGCACTTGCGAGGAGTGCAGAAGGATATATGAACACGCCAAAGAACTGCCTGACATCGAGGATATTAAGGAGAAATCAGAAGAAGAGCAGGAAGCCGAAGCAATCAGAATCATGAAGAGGGCGTCCAAGCCGGGAGTCTCTTTTAAAAAGGCTTGTATTGTAGCGCTAGTACTGTTTGTGGCGGTGATATCGGACATCATTTTTGGATATCTGACAGACACCCATGGCGTCATCGATTATTTGAGAAAGGTTCCTGCAAGCAGCCTGCAAGTAGAAGAATTATACCAGCTGTCCAACGGGGATATCTACTGTACCTTAAAATCCAGTGAAAAGCTTACGGAGTCGTCGATCACAGAGATAAAGCATTTGATCGAACGAAATACAGAAGACGCGGATCTGACCTATGCCCAGAGAATCAGCTATACGCGTAATTTCATATGGGGCGCTCTGGGATATCGGGAGGTTACCTTTGTATTTTCGACTGAGGAGACAGAAATATCCAGTAAGACCGGAAAGGAGTATCTATATCGATGCCCCAGAATCGAGGTGATCGGAAAAAATGACAAGGATAAGCTGACGATCTGGAAAAAAGGGCAGGAAACCAGGAAGGCGCCGGAAGAGATTGAAAGAAAAGCAGTCATAGAATATCTGAAAAACGGGAAGCTTCAGAAAGCGTTTACCCTGTCGCAGAAGGCAGGAATCGATGTCGAGGAATGTATAGCAGAACTAGAGAAAACGAATGCGGTAGATGAGTTTGAATGCTTCGCGGAAGGCGACTATTATGAGACTTGGGGAACGGAAAATACGGACCTGGTAATGAACTATAAACTAAGTGAAGAGTAA
- a CDS encoding energy-coupling factor transporter transmembrane component T → MYREQLMEKKKNKIAGLYPMCKIEMLGMYVILIVLANMIQIYGLPLLLIPLSLCIPLIFALSGQLKDYLSFIKMVSFLVCFLFVIQAFLIKGTDPVLMWQWKFLHIYRGGLDKGLTLSFNILNFAGIFYWLFKTSTYQEISAAMEQSGLHHKAAYVFLSTFKMIDVMRQNTFKIMDAQRARGVETEGNIFVRAKAFVPIIIPLVVNAMLEVGERALTLESKAFSVKCQKTIMIPATRNGYEKRALAVTAVIVVCAIGGTILWLRR, encoded by the coding sequence ATGTACCGAGAACAATTGATGGAAAAAAAGAAGAACAAAATAGCCGGATTATATCCGATGTGCAAGATCGAGATGCTGGGAATGTATGTGATACTCATCGTCCTGGCAAACATGATACAGATATACGGACTGCCTTTGCTGCTGATTCCGCTGTCTCTATGCATTCCGCTTATATTTGCATTGAGCGGTCAGCTGAAGGATTATTTGTCTTTTATAAAGATGGTCAGTTTTCTGGTCTGCTTCCTGTTTGTGATACAGGCGTTTCTGATCAAAGGGACTGATCCGGTGCTCATGTGGCAGTGGAAGTTCCTGCACATATACAGAGGCGGGCTGGATAAAGGATTGACCCTTAGTTTCAACATCCTGAATTTTGCTGGTATTTTTTACTGGCTTTTCAAGACATCGACCTACCAGGAAATCAGCGCGGCAATGGAGCAAAGCGGGCTGCATCACAAGGCCGCCTATGTATTCCTTTCCACATTCAAGATGATTGATGTAATGAGGCAGAATACTTTTAAGATCATGGACGCGCAGAGAGCCAGGGGCGTCGAGACAGAAGGAAATATATTCGTAAGGGCGAAAGCCTTTGTCCCCATCATAATCCCGCTGGTGGTAAATGCCATGCTGGAAGTGGGGGAGAGGGCCCTGACTTTGGAATCCAAGGCATTTTCGGTAAAATGCCAGAAGACGATCATGATTCCTGCCACACGCAACGGGTATGAAAAGAGGGCGCTGGCCGTGACTGCGGTGATAGTGGTCTGTGCGATAGGAGGAACCATATTATGGCTGAGAAGATAA
- a CDS encoding GNAT family N-acetyltransferase, giving the protein MEDREVVLLNDERISNIAVRENQEELVSLKGIHQDILVDESKSQIMNQSDFFCHARRSVAEMLKEAAGYLPAGYQILIKEAYRPLSQQKKSFEMVYQDYQKMYPDRSDEEIYKTTCQFVAPVKVAGHPTGGAIDLTLLKDGKEQDMGTAYNAVPLEPENRTYLYSDYISDEARSNRKILIDIMEKVGFANYPTEWWHWSYGDCYWAFLNQCDAIYSPIEAILKTERLYLREIRREDYEALCRMLKDEEVMYAYEHAFDDKEAWEWLELQLERYENDGFGLWAVVLEETGELIGQCGLTRQDLNGEQVLEVGYLLAKDFWHKGYATEAAIACKEYAFEVLGAKEVYSIIRDNNIASQNVAKRNKMTVAGKCVKHYYNKYMPHLAFSAQRETE; this is encoded by the coding sequence ATGGAGGATAGAGAAGTGGTATTATTAAATGATGAACGGATCTCTAACATAGCAGTCAGAGAAAACCAGGAAGAACTAGTATCTCTTAAGGGCATCCATCAGGACATATTGGTTGATGAAAGCAAAAGCCAGATCATGAACCAGTCCGATTTTTTCTGTCATGCAAGGCGTTCCGTGGCAGAAATGCTAAAGGAGGCCGCAGGATATCTGCCGGCGGGCTATCAGATACTGATTAAAGAAGCCTACAGACCGCTGTCCCAGCAGAAGAAGAGTTTTGAAATGGTCTATCAGGATTATCAGAAGATGTATCCTGACAGAAGCGATGAGGAGATATATAAGACGACTTGCCAGTTTGTGGCGCCGGTGAAGGTTGCCGGACACCCCACCGGCGGGGCCATTGATCTAACGCTTCTAAAGGATGGAAAGGAACAGGATATGGGGACGGCATACAACGCGGTTCCGCTTGAGCCGGAGAACCGTACCTATCTATATTCAGACTATATTAGCGATGAGGCGCGAAGCAATCGGAAGATATTGATCGACATTATGGAAAAGGTCGGATTTGCAAATTATCCTACGGAATGGTGGCACTGGTCCTACGGCGATTGCTACTGGGCCTTTTTAAACCAGTGCGATGCAATCTATTCTCCGATTGAGGCCATATTGAAAACAGAAAGGCTCTATCTGCGCGAGATACGCCGGGAGGACTACGAGGCGCTGTGCAGGATGCTAAAGGATGAAGAAGTCATGTATGCGTATGAGCATGCGTTTGATGACAAGGAGGCCTGGGAGTGGCTGGAATTGCAGCTAGAGCGGTATGAAAATGATGGATTTGGCCTGTGGGCAGTGGTGCTGGAAGAGACCGGAGAGTTGATAGGCCAGTGCGGCCTGACAAGGCAGGATCTGAATGGGGAGCAGGTGCTTGAGGTGGGATACCTTCTGGCGAAGGATTTCTGGCATAAGGGCTATGCGACTGAGGCTGCAATTGCATGTAAGGAATATGCGTTTGAAGTATTGGGGGCCAAAGAAGTGTATTCGATTATTCGCGACAACAATATCGCGTCCCAGAATGTCGCAAAGCGGAATAAAATGACGGTTGCGGGAAAGTGCGTAAAGCACTATTACAATAAGTATATGCCCCACTTGGCGTTCTCGGCTCAAAGGGAGACAGAATAA
- a CDS encoding RNA polymerase sigma factor, with translation MQFEDVYKHYHHDVYCFLLSMSRNPQVADELTQETFYRALKGIRKFKGESSLKTWLCQIAKNTYLSYVDKQKVYAENEVSQDILTSDQMSKSMEHENAEAIYIKKEQKLSIYRLLHSLEEPYKEVFTLRAIGDLSFKEIGEIFDRKEGWARVTYHRAKLKIRELMKEGS, from the coding sequence TTGCAGTTCGAGGATGTATATAAGCATTACCATCATGATGTATATTGTTTCTTGCTATCCATGAGCAGGAATCCGCAGGTAGCGGATGAACTGACGCAGGAAACATTCTACCGGGCGCTGAAAGGCATACGCAAGTTCAAAGGGGAAAGTTCCCTGAAGACGTGGCTATGCCAGATTGCGAAGAACACCTATCTGTCCTATGTGGATAAGCAGAAAGTTTATGCTGAAAACGAGGTAAGCCAGGACATTCTGACATCTGACCAGATGAGCAAAAGCATGGAGCACGAAAATGCGGAAGCCATCTATATAAAAAAGGAGCAGAAACTTTCCATATACAGGCTGCTTCATTCCCTGGAAGAACCCTACAAAGAGGTCTTTACCTTGAGGGCGATCGGCGATCTGTCGTTTAAGGAGATTGGCGAGATATTCGATCGGAAAGAGGGATGGGCCAGAGTCACATATCATCGGGCAAAGTTAAAAATCAGGGAATTGATGAAGGAGGGATCATAA
- a CDS encoding M14 family metallopeptidase produces MKKIISIILVMAMGVFLAACSTQKKEDSADKTVKLEELKTPAEESEWERTTSSKEVLEYCKTVADNSGGRIILDDTTFKTEAGTPIPYMIISDKAPKGPDEVDEDKGVVYVNCNIHSGEVEGKEAMMIFAREVAQGKHDDLLKDLVVVIVPNSNPDGNDDLGKNRIETQFTPKMVGTRTEGNGLNVNRDMTKLETACGRTIVQLMNDWNPILFIDAHATDGSYMRHAVTYNWGLNAGTDPELLEYNRDVFCSRALRKGSYLESKDKVAVPYGNWGYYYSGIVDEGWRTFEDYARYTTNYAGLRNRLALLLEVYSYDKFPVRVETQYECIYGALKVVAKDKDEIKEMIAAADARSKDRAKNGIDPERDIVALNSEMTPMPFEGKDKLTVLSYETDEEGQVIGTRLYDEEGDPYDIEYGKPVDYETEYWGTFVPTDVETMGAYYLIDNDCKEFADLMKFHGVEMTELKEDITLNAEDYLHYNIQSYTSGGAVIDGTARDEYEGHYQTLVTGEWANGDKSIVIPAGTYVISTAQRFGSFAALMCEPAAVDGGVAWNYFDNYFDSKDGTFRANYSNTVTAEAGSEKERTEEISVPILKIPKFDTIK; encoded by the coding sequence ATGAAAAAAATAATATCAATAATTCTGGTGATGGCTATGGGCGTATTTCTCGCAGCCTGTTCGACGCAGAAAAAGGAGGATTCTGCTGACAAGACAGTGAAATTAGAAGAATTGAAGACGCCGGCTGAAGAAAGCGAGTGGGAAAGAACGACTTCCTCCAAAGAGGTTCTGGAGTATTGCAAGACCGTTGCTGATAACAGCGGCGGCCGTATCATTCTGGATGATACAACATTTAAGACGGAAGCGGGCACGCCGATTCCGTATATGATTATCAGTGATAAGGCACCCAAAGGACCGGATGAGGTCGATGAGGACAAAGGGGTGGTCTATGTTAACTGTAATATTCATTCCGGCGAGGTGGAAGGCAAAGAGGCGATGATGATATTTGCCCGGGAAGTGGCTCAGGGCAAACATGATGACCTCTTGAAAGATCTGGTCGTTGTGATTGTTCCGAACAGTAACCCGGATGGCAATGATGATCTGGGAAAGAATCGAATTGAGACTCAGTTTACTCCTAAAATGGTAGGAACCCGTACAGAGGGAAACGGACTGAATGTGAACCGTGATATGACGAAACTGGAAACTGCCTGCGGACGGACTATTGTCCAGCTGATGAATGACTGGAATCCGATACTTTTTATTGATGCCCATGCTACGGATGGCTCTTATATGCGCCATGCAGTAACATATAACTGGGGGCTGAATGCAGGTACCGATCCGGAACTTCTGGAGTATAACCGGGATGTATTCTGTTCCCGTGCCCTGCGCAAAGGCTCTTATCTGGAATCCAAGGATAAAGTAGCTGTTCCTTACGGAAACTGGGGATACTATTACAGCGGAATCGTAGATGAAGGCTGGCGTACCTTTGAAGATTATGCCAGATATACTACCAATTATGCGGGCCTGCGCAACCGTCTTGCCCTGCTTTTGGAGGTATATTCCTATGACAAATTCCCTGTGCGCGTGGAAACACAGTATGAGTGCATCTACGGCGCGCTGAAGGTGGTTGCAAAAGATAAGGATGAGATTAAGGAAATGATCGCCGCGGCAGACGCGCGTTCTAAGGACCGCGCTAAGAATGGCATTGATCCCGAGCGCGATATCGTAGCCTTGAATTCTGAGATGACGCCAATGCCTTTTGAAGGGAAAGACAAGCTTACCGTTCTGTCGTACGAGACGGATGAAGAAGGGCAGGTTATAGGAACCAGGCTATATGATGAAGAAGGCGATCCATACGATATCGAATATGGAAAGCCTGTTGACTATGAGACGGAGTACTGGGGCACATTCGTACCAACGGATGTGGAAACTATGGGCGCTTACTATTTGATTGACAATGATTGTAAGGAGTTTGCCGATCTTATGAAATTCCACGGCGTGGAAATGACCGAGCTAAAGGAAGATATTACTTTGAATGCGGAAGACTATCTGCACTATAATATCCAGTCTTATACAAGCGGCGGCGCTGTGATTGACGGTACGGCCCGCGACGAGTATGAAGGGCATTATCAGACGCTTGTAACAGGCGAGTGGGCGAATGGGGATAAGTCCATTGTGATTCCTGCCGGTACCTATGTGATATCGACGGCTCAGCGCTTCGGCTCCTTTGCAGCCCTGATGTGCGAGCCTGCCGCTGTTGACGGAGGCGTGGCCTGGAATTACTTTGATAATTATTTTGACAGCAAGGATGGCACGTTCCGTGCGAACTACAGCAATACCGTAACGGCAGAGGCTGGCTCTGAGAAGGAAAGGACGGAGGAAATCTCTGTTCCGATACTTAAGATTCCAAAGTTTGATACGATCAAATGA
- a CDS encoding helix-turn-helix domain-containing protein, which yields MLNENIKAIRKSKGLSQEELAIKLNVVRQTISKWEQGLSVPDADMLISISEVFGTPVSILLGETIAETKAEDLKAISEKLEVINLQLAHRKAMSQKALHWLFISLCAAIVAIFAVLIVLNSSYLGWDYRDPETAVAGAAFHAFEWLFVRIAPFALIGAIAGVCLTRKKV from the coding sequence ATGCTAAACGAAAACATCAAAGCAATCAGAAAATCCAAAGGGCTCTCGCAAGAGGAACTTGCAATCAAGCTGAATGTGGTGAGACAAACAATCTCTAAATGGGAACAAGGCTTGTCGGTTCCAGATGCCGATATGCTGATTTCCATATCAGAGGTATTTGGAACACCTGTAAGCATACTGCTTGGAGAAACCATTGCCGAGACGAAGGCTGAGGACTTAAAAGCAATTTCCGAGAAACTTGAAGTCATAAACCTGCAGCTTGCGCATAGGAAAGCAATGAGTCAAAAAGCGTTACATTGGCTTTTTATCTCGTTGTGTGCGGCTATAGTGGCGATTTTTGCGGTCCTAATAGTATTAAATAGTTCTTATTTGGGCTGGGATTATCGCGACCCCGAAACCGCGGTTGCCGGAGCAGCGTTCCACGCATTTGAGTGGCTGTTCGTTAGAATCGCGCCGTTTGCCTTGATTGGAGCAATCGCTGGGGTTTGCCTGACACGGAAGAAAGTGTGA
- a CDS encoding GNAT family N-acetyltransferase, translated as MKFEVATSKYLDSICEITEQAKAQLRRIGIDQWQKGYPSREIWEEDIEIGRSYILTDEGKVLGAFAYQEIPDASYYEIDGKWLTDGAYASMHRVCVADACKGRGVAGRLFAYGCEKARESGFPSMRIDTHPGNIPMQKALKKAGFQQCGTIVLAEGSEKGDLRIAFEKIIKK; from the coding sequence ATGAAGTTTGAAGTGGCGACCAGCAAATATCTGGACAGCATCTGCGAGATTACAGAACAGGCCAAAGCGCAGCTTCGGCGTATCGGAATTGACCAGTGGCAGAAAGGATATCCATCAAGAGAGATATGGGAAGAAGACATCGAGATAGGAAGAAGCTATATACTTACGGATGAAGGAAAGGTTCTGGGCGCATTTGCCTACCAGGAGATTCCGGATGCTTCCTACTATGAGATCGACGGGAAATGGCTTACAGACGGAGCGTATGCATCCATGCACCGCGTCTGCGTCGCGGATGCGTGCAAGGGGCGGGGCGTTGCAGGAAGGCTCTTTGCGTATGGCTGTGAGAAGGCAAGGGAATCAGGCTTTCCTTCTATGCGTATAGATACCCATCCAGGGAATATTCCGATGCAGAAGGCTTTGAAGAAGGCGGGATTCCAGCAATGCGGGACGATAGTTCTGGCAGAAGGCAGTGAAAAGGGGGATCTGAGGATCGCCTTTGAAAAGATTATTAAAAAATAA